A single window of Salvia splendens isolate huo1 chromosome 8, SspV2, whole genome shotgun sequence DNA harbors:
- the LOC121745197 gene encoding 4,5-DOPA dioxygenase extradiol-like: MHAKNIFFIYAIGSLFFCTIISLIYSNTIQIDHRLFSPNTTTMAAAIPETFYISHGSPTLSIDDSLPARHFLKSFQQKCFSPKPKAILIISGHWETSEPAVNAFSGPSDTIYDFYNFPEQMYRLKYPAPGSPDLANRVKGLLLKSGFETVHVDKKRGLDHGAWVPLMLMYPEADIPVVQLSVQTNKDGAHHYRMGQALRPLKDDGVMIVGSGAATHNLRNMNRDGRKTVDKWAEEFDSWVKDALAEGRYEDLNKYEEKAPNAKMAHPWPDHFYPLHVAMGAAGENTTGQLIHHSWTHGTLSYASYKFAAK; this comes from the coding sequence ATGCACGCAAAAAATATCTTCTTTATATACGCAATCGGATCCCTCTTCTTCTGCACAATCATCTCCCTCATTTACTCAAACACAATCCAAATCGATCACCGATTATTCTCCCCCAACACGACGACGATGGCGGCAGCGATTCCAGAAACTTTCTACATCTCCCATGGCTCCCCGACTCTCTCAATCGACGACTCCCTCCCGGCCCGCCATTTCCTGAAATCCTTCCAACAGAAATGCTTTTCCCCCAAACCCAAGGCGATCCTGATAATCTCGGGCCATTGGGAGACCTCGGAGCCCGCGGTCAACGCCTTCTCCGGGCCGAGCGACACGATCTACGACTTTTACAACTTCCCCGAGCAGATGTACCGGCTCAAGTACCCGGCCCCCGGTTCGCCCGATCTGGCCAACCGGGTCAAGGGCCTATTGCTCAAATCCGGTTTCGAGACTGTCCACGTGGACAAGAAGCGGGGGCTGGACCACGGCGCGTGGGTCCCGCTCATGCTGATGTACCCGGAAGCCGACATCCCGGTGGTCCAGCTGTCGGTCCAGACCAACAAGGACGGCGCGCACCACTACCGCATGGGGCAGGCGCTGCGGCCGCTCAAGGACGACGGCGTCATGATCGTGGGATCCGGCGCCGCCACGCACAATCTGAGGAATATGAACCGCGACGGGAGGAAGACGGTGGATAAGTGGGCGGAGGAATTCGATAGCTGGGTGAAGGACGCGCTGGCGGAGGGGAGGTACGAGGACCTGAATAAGTACGAGGAGAAGGCTCCCAATGCTAAAATGGCGCATCCGTGGCCGGACCATTTCTACCCGCTGCACGTGGCCATGGGCGCCGCCGGGGAGAACACCACGGGGCAGCTCATCCACCATAGCTGGACGCACGGGACGCTTTCTTATGCTTCCTACAAGTTCGCTGCTAAGTAG
- the LOC121744754 gene encoding elongation factor 1-alpha-like: MGKEKTHINIVVIGHVDSGKSTTTGHLIYKLGGIDKRVIERFEKEAAEMNKRSFKYAWVLDKLKAERERGITIDIALWKFETTKYYCTVIDAPGHRDFIKNMITGTSQADCAVLIIDSTTGGFEAGISKDGQTREHALLAFTLGVKQMICCCNKMDATTPKYSKARFDEIIKEVASYLKKVGYNPEKIPFVPISGFEGDNMIERSTNLDWYKGPTLLEALDQILEPKRPSDKPLRLPLQDVYKIGGIGTVPVGRVETGVIKPGMVVTFAPSGLTTEVKSVEMHHEALQEALPGDNVGFNVKNVAVKDLKRGYVASNSKDDPAKEAANFTSQVIIMNHPGQIGNGYAPVLDCHTSHIAVKFAEILTKIDRRSGKELEKEPKFLKNGDAGMIKMVPTKPMVVETFSAYPPLGRFAVRDMRQTVAVGVIKSVEKKDPTGAKVTKAAVKKGAK, encoded by the exons ATGGGTAAAGAGAAGACTCACATTAACATTGTGGTCATTGGCCACGTCGACTCTGGAAAGTCGACCACCACTGGTCACTTGATCTACAAGCTTGGTGGTATTGACAAGCGTGTGATTGAGAGGTTCGAGAAGGAGGCTGCTGAGATGAACAAGAGGTCATTCAAGTATGCTTGGGTGCTCGACAAACTCAAGGCTGAGCGTGAACGTGGTATCACCATTGATATTGCCTTGTGGAAGTTTGAGACCACCAAGTACTACTGCACCGTCATTGATGCTCCCGGACATCGTGACTTTATCAAGAACATGATTACGGGTACCTCACAGGCTGACTGTGCTGTCCTCATTATTGACTCCACCACTGGTGGTTTTGAGGCAGGTATCTCCAAGGATGGGCAGACCCGTGAGCACGCGCTGCTTGCTTTCACTCTTGGAGTGAAACAAATGATTTGCTGCTGTAACAAG ATGGATGCCACCACACCTAAATACTCCAAGGCTAGGTTTGATGAAATTATTAAGGAAGTTGCCTCCTACCTCAAGAAGGTTGGATATAATCCCGAGAAAATCCCATTCGTTCCTATTTCTGGGTTTGAGGGAGATAACATGATTGAGAGGTCCACCAACCTTGACTGGTACAAGGGCCCAACCCTTCTTGAGGCACTTGACCAGATATTGGAGCCCAAGAGACCATCAGACAAGCCTCTCCGTCTCCCACTTCAGGATGTTTACAAGATTGGTGGTATTGGTACCGTGCCTGTGGGTCGTGTTGAGACTGGTGTTATCAAGCCTGGTATGGTTGTCACCTTTGCCCCATCTGGTTTGACAACTGAAGTCAAGTCAGTTGAGATGCACCACGAGGCCTTGCAAGAGGCTCTTCCTGGTGACAATGTGGGGTTCAACGTGAAGAACGTTGCAGTCAAGGACTTGAAGCGTGGGTATGTTGCCTCCAACTCCAAGGATGATCCCGCCAAGGAAGCTGCCAACTTCACTTCCCAGGTCATCATCATGAACCACCCGGGACAGATTGGAAATGGATATGCCCCAGTGCTCGATTGCCACACCTCTCACATTGCAGTGAAGTTTGCTGAGATCTTGACCAAGATTGACAGGCGATCTGGTAAGGAACTGGAGAAGGAGCCCAAGTTCCTGAAGAATGGTGATGCTGGTATGATTAAGATGGTTCCGACCAAACCCATGGTGGTGGAAACCTTCTCTGCGTACCCTCCTCTTGGACGATTTGCTGTCCGTGACATGCGACAGACTGTTGCTGTTGGTGTCATCAAGAGCGTTGAGAAGAAGGACCCAACTGGTGCCAAGGTTACCAAGGCTGCTGTCAAGAAGGGAGCAAAGTGA